The genome window ATCAGATGAACCAGAACTAATTAAAAAAGCCCTTGAAGGAAATGTACCTGATGGATATCAATTGCTTTACTATAAAGAAAGAGATGAAAGAGGAATTTATAGAGATACACGCCCATTGCTTGTTAAAGCAGAACCGGAACTTACTGGTAAATATATTGAAGATGCATATATGGGGTATGATAGTTCTGGATTTCCTGATGTCAATCTTGTACTGAATAAAGAAGGCGCTGCAATTTTTGAGGAAGTGACCGCAAGAAATATAAATAAACAACTTGCAATAGTTTTAGATGGTGTTGTACGGTCTGCACCTGTAATACACGAACGAATACCAGGAGGTAAAGCACAAATAACAGGGAAATTTTCTACAGAAGAAGCAAGAACTCTCGCCATAGTACTTAGGGCTGGTGCTTTACCTGCAAAGATGGATATGATTTATAAAGAAGTGGTTGGTCCAACTCTCGGCAGGGAAAATATTATTCAAGGGTTCCGCGCCGCTATCTATGGAGGAATATTAGTCCTTGTATTTATGCTCATTTATTATGCTATATTTGGACTTCTCGCTGACTTTGCACTTGCATTAAACATCCTTATACTGCTCGGTGTTCTTTCATTGCTTAAGGGCGTTTTAACACTCCCAGGGATAGCAGGTATTGCACTTACCTGTGGTATGGCAGTGGATGCAAATATTATCATATTTGAACGAATAAGGGAAGAAATTAAAACAGGAAAAAGTCCTAAAGCAAGTCTTGATGCCGGTTATAAAAGAGCATGGGCTGCTATAATTGATTCTAATATCACTACTCTTATAGTTGGCCTTATCCTTTTTTTCCTCGGCGAAGGTCCTGTGAAAGGATTTGGACTTACATTGAGCATAGGTATAGTAGCCAACCTTTTCACTGCCGTCTTTGTTACTAAAAGTATTGTGGACTGGGTAATGTTAACAAGGAAGATAGAAAAGGTGAGGATATAATGGAATTTATTAAAAATACTAAATTTAACTTTATAGGTAAAAGAAAATTTGCATATCTCTTTTCACTTACGGTGATAATCTGGGGTATGATTGTTTTTGGAATAAGAGGAAAAGATAATTTTGGAGTGGATTTTGTTGGTGGAGATAT of bacterium contains these proteins:
- the secD gene encoding protein translocase subunit SecD, which codes for MLKQYYFRFLLIAAVIGICIYQIYPPDKKIRKGLDLQGGVHVVLEVTETAQDEKTISDLADRALEVIRNRIDALGVTEPVIQKQGMKRIVIDLPGVQNPDKAIEIIGQTALLEFKLVSDEPELIKKALEGNVPDGYQLLYYKERDERGIYRDTRPLLVKAEPELTGKYIEDAYMGYDSSGFPDVNLVLNKEGAAIFEEVTARNINKQLAIVLDGVVRSAPVIHERIPGGKAQITGKFSTEEARTLAIVLRAGALPAKMDMIYKEVVGPTLGRENIIQGFRAAIYGGILVLVFMLIYYAIFGLLADFALALNILILLGVLSLLKGVLTLPGIAGIALTCGMAVDANIIIFERIREEIKTGKSPKASLDAGYKRAWAAIIDSNITTLIVGLILFFLGEGPVKGFGLTLSIGIVANLFTAVFVTKSIVDWVMLTRKIEKVRI